The DNA segment GGTCCGGTGATGGTTGACGCGATAGTAATGTCGCACACCAAGGCGACGTCGTACCATAACCCTACTCCGAAGCAGAATATTCAGATGTTGTGAGACATTGGTTTGCGTGGTGTTGAGTAACAAGACTAGCTCATTTACGCACAGCTCACTATCTCCCACTGTGCATAATAGTCGCAGACGCAACGGATGCCCCATCGCTTTCAATACTGCGGCAACAAGC comes from the Acidihalobacter yilgarnensis genome and includes:
- a CDS encoding ArsR/SmtB family transcription factor, with the protein product MIRSIIIGQARILPDVQHAILDHAEDLELVAAVLKAMGHPLRLRLLCTVGDSELCVNELVLLLNTTQTNVSQHLNILLRSRVMVRRRLGVRHYYRVNHHRTMVIIQNIRDVFCSHGNLRR